ATAGGCCTGTCGGCGGGGATGCGTGCTTCCTATTGGCGAGGAGAAGACAATCGAGGCCCCGCCCCCTCCGCACACTCTCTAGGGAGGTACGGCCGTCGGGACGTTCGGCCGCGGCGTGGCCCTCCTCCTCTCCGCTCGGCTCCCTCCGCCTCCCCCGCCCCATCTCCGCCCCCAATAGCCAATGCGGCCGAGCGGCGGCCCGCGGGGCAGATGCACGCGCCGGGACCCCGCTAGCTCGAGCAGCCGCTGCGCGCGCGGAAGAGAGTGCAGGAAGACAGGAAGTGAGGGAGGGGACAGCGGGAGAAGGGGAGGGGCCCGAGGGTCGAGGCCGCTGCGGGGAGGCCGAGCGCGGGGCGGGGTGGCGCGCGCGCCCGGCTTACCTCGCGCGCGCGCGCTCTGGGCTCCTCGCGCCGCGCCCCCCGCCCGGGAGAGGCGGGCTGGATCGTCCCGGGGCGGGGGGGAGGTTGGAGGAGGAGGGGCGGGGTGAGGTGAGCAGGAGGCGGTGACGAGGCAGCGAGgccaggagggaggggaaggaaggggccaTGGCCGCCCGCTGAGGCGGCGGCGGGGGGGAGGAGGCGGCTCGACCCCCGGCTCCGGGAGGCGAGGCGAGggcggacggacggacggacatgGGTCCCCGgagaagtagcagcagcagcagcagcagccgccgccGTCGCCGCCGCCGGAGGACGCGGCCCTGAGAGGCCGAGAGGCCCCGGGGCCCCGGCGCAGCCCCCCGGGCGGGGTgagtgaggggggaggggaggggcctgGGGTCCCGTGCCTCCGCCCCCTGACCCTTGACCCTCGCGCCCTCTGACCCGCCGCTGCCGGGCCCGCGTTCTcttccccgcccctcccccaaGTCCCGGAAGCAGTGGGTGTTTCTCGGTCCCGGGGTGTGGCgtgccctctttccctcctcccctccccccgcgcttgtcttgggatgggggaggcCCCCGGGGCCGAGGAAGGCGCTGCCCTTTGTTTGGGAGGGAAGACCAGGTTGCCCTGAGGAGCTCGGACAATAGTCCCCTGGAGCACCCCTTCCTGCGGGGCAGGGCAGGGAGGATGCCCGGGCCTGGGAGGTTGTGGGGTGGGGCAGGACCTTGTTTCTCCCCAGGACTGGAAGAGATGGGAACTGGTGTGGTTTGGGCTcctccctacccccccccccccccagggtgATGCAGCGTCAATGCAGTATCgggcagggtgggggagaaaaaCTAAAGTCCCCAACCTAAGTGCCTCGTTCCTACCTCCATTCACAAGCCCTAGGGTATTCTTAGCCCTAAAGGGGGAGGGGGGCTCCTTGACACCTCCAGAGACTCCACTGTTGGGAGGAGGGAACCGGTGAGATGGGTTACTGCTTTCTGCCATGCTGTCCTCCTTGGGCATGGGATTGTtgggtgggggctgggggagaTCTTCCAATTCCTAGCTCTTAATCCTTAATCAATGCTGAATAAGAGGTGTACAACTGGCAAGAATTTAAGAGCTCCTCAGTTCCACCCTCTACACTTTACTgataaggaaagggaggcccTAAGGTTagtaggttaagtaatttgcccaaggtcacaagtatTAAGTGATAGAGCCAAGACTAAAACCCTGGTTCTGTGATTCAAAATCCATTTCTCTGCACTGTAATGCAAAAATCCTGCCCGGTTCCTTGCTCCTTTATCTTAACCTTCTTACAAGGTTAGCTTCcttgctttggtttggttttatttcaTGAGGAGAGACCCAGGGTCCTCCTGCCAGTTactatgactttgggtaagtcatttaactattctgggtcttagtttcttaatttgtaaagtGAAGTGGTTGGACTAGAAAATCCGTAAGATACCTTCTTTCTCTAAATTTATGTGAGAATTCGGCAAAGGTCTAGGACAGGGAGTTACCTAAGGTGGCATAGCTCCAGGCCTTCTGTGGCCACCATGGCAAAACAGAAGTCACTTTGGGGATGAGATGTGTGTATGATGGTGGAAAGGGTCAAGCTTAGGAATCTGtataattttctcccttccaccctaCTTCAAGAGAGTTTCAGGTTTCCAACCactgaaagaatatttttaaacaagGTGGAAGAACTCAGGGATCAGTAAATTATGAAGGGAGAGGGGAGCTGGGGCTGGGGGAGAGTAGGTAGTAGAGATCCTCTGGACTTAAGCTACCCTTCCTCCCCCAACCCTCCATGTGTACAGCTGTGTGGCCTCCTGCTGTGCTATGAGCAGTCAGAACGTCTTCTCCACGAGAGTTTGCAAATGAAAATGGAGGAAATGTCTTTGTCTGGCCTGGATAACAGCAAGCTGGAGgtgagagctctctcccatctgTTTGTCTGTCATCTTTGTTTTCTGGTTATCTATATTCATTATCAGCAGCAAAGAGAAACCGTTGGGTAGAAAAGGCACCGGAGGATTTCGAGTTAgaaaaggcttgagttcaaattgtgcatttgccattttctacctgtgtgaccttggacaggtcacatCAACTTTCCATAACTaagtttttccttttgaaaaatgaggaggttgaatgaAATGTTCTGAggatagactagatgatctctgaagttcctttcagctATCAACGTTAGGCTCCAGGAATATGGGATAACCACTtttttggggaaaggaataactGAAAGCCTTGAGAACTGGGAGAAAGAAGAATAGGAATTCAGGATGGAGGCTGGGCCTCTCGTGCTTGGGTCTGAAGCAGTTGTAGGTAACATTAGGGAAGTAAGGCTCAAGTGAAAAGGGCCCCTGCAATCACTCTTGTTCTTTTGGGGGGCCCAGGCCATCGCTCATGAGATTTACACAGACCTGGTGGAAGATGCTTGTCTGGGACTCTGCTTTGAGGTGCACCGGGCTGTCAAGTGTGGCTACTTCTTCTTAGATGACACAGACCCTGACAGCATGAAGGACTTTGGTGAGGCTCAGATGGTGGAAATGATACAAATTCTATCCTCGAGGCTTACTTCATGTCTCCGTAGAGTGTGAACCTTGGCCTTGGGGAGAGTTAATTTTCCTTGCTGTGTGGCTTGGGGTTCTTATGGTTAGTTGTGGTATAGGGCTGGATCTTATGGACTAACTCTCTCGGGTCTAGGAATTGAGTGGGAATTGAAAAGAcctaatgctttaaaaaacagccTTGCCTTTTCTGACTTGGGGGTGAGGGTTGGGGTGCAGGAGGTAGGTAAACAGGGTAGCAGTGTGCAAGTAGGAGTGTATTCTTTGTCATGTCCTGGCTGAGGCTTAGTATTACTTTCCTGCCTGTGCCATCTGCACCATGATTGCTAAATTCTGCGGTGGGTAGACATGACCTTCAGAGCCTTCCTTAGAAACAGCagatctttattttctctcccagtCCCATGTGTCCATCTCTGCCCATGAGGAGCTGCATGTCATAGCTCAAGGGGCAGTTGTGTGTGAAATCAGGACTGTTTACTAAAGGTATATAAAGGATCCTCCTCCTTACCCTGATCTTTGTGACCCTCACCTCCCCAGAGATTGTAGACCAGCCTGGTGTGGATATCTTTGGGCAAGTGTACAATCAGTGGAAGAACAAGGAATGTGTTTGCCCCAACTGCAGCCGCAGCATTGCTGCCTCCCGCTTTGCTCCCCACCTGGAGAAATGTCTGGGCATGGGCCGGAATAGCAGTCGCATTGCCAACCGTCGGTGAGTGGGCAGGCACCACAGTGAGCAGAGGAAGGGGCCTGAGGGAAGCTCTAGGGTGGGGGTCATGAAGATATCCCCATGaccatctcccctctcctctggACAGGATCGCCAGTAGCAACAACATGAATAAATCTGAGAGTGACCAGGAAGACAATGATGACATCAATGACAACGACTGGTTCTATGGCTCAGAGAAGAAAGGTAGTGTAGATCAACCTGGGGAAATGGGGAGCAGGGGCTGGGGGCCGGACGATATTCAGGTCATGCTTCTATTGTGGGGATATGTTGTGCTTTTCCTTGTGGGTGTCTTAGATTTGGAAACTTCAGGTAATTGcaatcatcttccttttctcctcatagcaaagaagagaaaatcagaCAAGGTGAGAGATGGGCAGACAGAGGAATAGTAGAGTGGGGGGTACACAGAGAAGATAGGCTTCCCTCTGGGCCTTCAGGGGGCCTTTGTGGGCTTCAGGCTAAGGGTATCTTTGGTTGATTTGGCAACAGGGTAGCTAAGTACTAGAGCTTAAAGGGGACTTGGGGGAGTAGACTGGGGACTTCGGGTGTTCTTATGTCAACCCCTTTGCCTTTCCTGCTTCTTTGCTCCACTATACCCTAACCCTTTTCTCACTTTCCAGAACCCCAACTCCCCTCGAAGGTCCAAGTCATTAAAACACAAAAATGGTAAGTGGGGCCAGGGAGGACTTATGACTGTGACTCTGGGGATAAGAGACTAAGAAAGCCATCCAGGGAGAGTCAGTGACCCTTCTGTCCCCCTTACATCCTCCTGGTTATTTACAGGCCCATCTGCCTGTACCTTGGTATCCAGTCAccctcctgttttgttttgtttttcttcttcagggGAACTTAGCAGCAATTCAGATCCTTTTAAGGTAAGTAGGGCCTGTCCCATCTCTGACAGTTTCTCTACATTTTTTCATCCTTGGGTGGGGTGAATTTTTCACCATATGGATTCAATTGTCTCAAGTTGGGAGTGTGTTGCTCCTCATATTAGAGCAAATTGCATGATGTTCTAACAGAAATAGTGAGTAGTTTGGGGACCTCCTCCTGCCTGATTTCCTCTCCTGTGCAGCTTGAAAGGATTGACTTGAAAAACTGTGATTGTAGAACCTTGCAACTTAAGAGATGTTGTGTGTCCACTAGTGCCTGATTAACGCTtccaactcattttcctcatgttacCTCTCACTGACCTTCTTTAATCTTTTCACAGTATAGCAACTCTTCTGGGATCAACTATGAAACCCTAGGTCCTGAGGAACTTCGAACCCTGCTTACCACAGTGAGATCCTAGGAAGGGGAGGTATCTGGGTCTGGGAAGCTGTGAAGTGAGAGAAAAATGGTGGAGGAGGTGAAGGGAGTGGCAGGACAGCCCTTTCCTAATGATTCCATCTGGCTGACAGCCTCATCTGTTCTGATCTGGGGATTGCGAGGAGGGCGTGTTgctatcattttaaaatgtggGATCTAGAATTTAGGGAGGAGGGGCTAATTAATAATATGGTGTAGATTTGTCTTTTTGTCCTCACCTTGGCTTTGTGTTCTTCTTATAGCAATGTGGGGTGATCTCTGAACACACAAAGAAAATGTGCACTAGGTAAGCAGGGGCCGGAGTTGGGACGAGTGGAGTGGGGAAATGTGGAGCGTTTGCTTCTCTACCCTCCAAGGAGTGCCAAGCTAAATAGCATTATCTTCTCTCCTAACCCTTGAGATGGGCCATGGGTTTCAGATGTCTCTGGGAATGATTCCCTCTCCTTTGGTGTGGAGTCACAGAGATATACTAGATACACTCTGCCTGCCATTGTAGGTAAAacttcatactttgttgcatagTAAAGGAATCAGAGCTTCCTATACAAACCTTCCTCCTTTACCAAGAGAGGATGTGTCCAGAGGGCCCAAAGAATGTAGGCATCTGAGTTTCCTGGCTACGTTTGGGCTGTCACGAACATTTCCCTCACAGGTCCCTTCGATGCCCCCAGCACACGGATGAGCAGAGGCGGGCTGTGCGTGTCTACTTCCTGGGCCCCTCAGCGTAAGCAGCAACTGTAAAGGGATGCTGGGCttagggtgggggtggagagtgaCCTCAGGTGATGACCAATGTCCCTAATATCTCTCACCTACAGCCCTTTGCCTGAGGCAGAGGGCTCTGTAGAGAATGACAGCTTTGATGTGGCGGAGAGCCAGGCCCTGATGAGCCGGTT
The DNA window shown above is from Notamacropus eugenii isolate mMacEug1 chromosome 2, mMacEug1.pri_v2, whole genome shotgun sequence and carries:
- the ATXN7L3 gene encoding ataxin-7-like protein 3; translated protein: MKMEEMSLSGLDNSKLEAIAHEIYTDLVEDACLGLCFEVHRAVKCGYFFLDDTDPDSMKDFEIVDQPGVDIFGQVYNQWKNKECVCPNCSRSIAASRFAPHLEKCLGMGRNSSRIANRRIASSNNMNKSESDQEDNDDINDNDWFYGSEKKAKKRKSDKNPNSPRRSKSLKHKNGELSSNSDPFKYSNSSGINYETLGPEELRTLLTTQCGVISEHTKKMCTRSLRCPQHTDEQRRAVRVYFLGPSAPLPEAEGSVENDSFDVAESQALMSRLQWDGSSDLSPSDSASSKTSTNNSESRKTKKKKPHLSVVGAAPGLSSNKKKKPKPPAPPTPSIYDDIN